TGTGCCCACTGCACATATGCACTGTCGGCCTGACTGCGCACATTGCCATCACCATCGATAATACTGAACCAGGTTGGGCTAGCCACATTGACGCCTGGTAGCTCACCGAAGGTTTCTGGGTTAGGTTTGCGTTGGTAAACAGCCTCCCAATACAAATTCACTGACTTCCCTTTCCAGTTACGTTCAGCGCGTGTTGGCGTGGATTTTTTTGGTTCCACTGTCTTTTGACCATCCGGAATAATGTCACTTGCCTTGGCATAACCTGCATACCCGCTGCTTAATTGTACAAACAGCCAGTCCTTATTTTCCTCATTCCAAATATTCACGACTGCCCCAGGAGACATATCCGCAACGATAGGTGCGTGAATAGATGCCTCATTTCGAAGAGCTACTGACTTGCCTCCTTCTTCACCTTTAACTTTCCCAAGCGAGACAGTCTCTCCTGCCGTCATAAGTAGTATTGCGCCAGTATTTGTATCCTCCTGAATTTCAAACCCATACAGATCTTCTAATACATCCGCGGGAAGGTATGTTACTTTCTCCTTCACTTCAGGCGCTAACCGCAGCTGTAATGGACGATTGTTCAGACTGGCATCAGTATTATTCTCCTGCATGTATAGCAGCTCGCTATCCGTTGATAATATGACCGATTTCGTCTTCTCTTCATAACGAATGGACGGATCCACATACTCTTGCAACAACGGTAATGGTAACAACATGCTATCCCCAGTCCCGCTGGCAGAATAACCTGTGTGCTCTCCTTTTACAAATATGGGATGCTCTTGAGCTTTCCAGTCCACATCTATATACTGACGATTTGGCAATACATAAAATACTATCCAGTAAGCTGCAGCTGCAATAATTAAAAGTCCAAACAAGCGTCTAAAAAAACCTCCGCGCTTTTTAACGCGTCTATGTCCCTGTCTTATGTCCAAAATATATCCTCCAGATAATGAAATGATTTTTAATAGAGTTTAACATTACGATTATAACATCCACTTGGTTTCGTATAACCAGTATAAAAAAGTAATTATTCCTATAAAATGTTATTTCAAAGAAGAAATGACGTTGTCTCCCTTTATAGATGACAAGCGTTTCTCGTAGAGAAATAAAAGGATAATGCATAGCGTGAAACTTATATGTTCTTATATTTAAAAAATAAAAACGTGAGTCCTCCGCTTTCGGATTTCTCACGTTTATTGTGGTAACTTGGCAATATTGCCTTGACATATTCTATTCTAGTCCTAATGCTGCTTCTCTCTACAACATTCGCAAATTCCATGCAGCTCCATACGCAATCCTGTAATCTTAAAGCCTGTAGCTTGCTCAGCATGCAGCTCTACATCCCTAAGTGAAGGATAACTGAAATCCTCAATCTTACCGCATTGCTGACATATAACATGATAATGATCAGACACATTAGCATCAAAACGACTGGAGCTATCCCCATAGGTCAACTCACGAACCATGCCTGCTTCCATAAACATCTTGAGATTATTATATACGGTTGCTACGCTCATGCTCGGAAATTTAGGCTCTAATGCCCGATATATATCGTCAGCTGTAGGATGATTCATTGCTTCCATTAAATACGTAAGAATCGCATGACGCTGGGGCGTTATACGGACACCTGTTGTTTTTAATTGTTCCAATGCATGTTGTACGCCACTCCCCATGACTGTCACCGCCTTTTGAATTTAAAAATAAAAGAAATATTTCTTATAATTGTAAGACTGGGTTTTTAATCTTGTCAACGGAGTCGATACATTATATTCATTATTATATAAGAAAAATTACTTTTTTCAATAACCTCTAACATTTAAGTTGCTGTTTCCCTCAACCTGAACTTTGAATTCACCTGTGCCCACTTCACCAGATATCTTCTTCTTATCAATGGTTAAGCTAGGTAAATCCGAAGTGATATCACCATATCCACTAGAGCCATTCAACTTATAGTTCCCTAAAAGCGGCAAATACAAATGGATATCGCCAACTGCGCTATAAATATCCCAGTCTCCTCCGACTTCCTGTGAACGAACATCTATGATGCCATTCAGGGATTCTGCATGCAGCTTCGATCTGGCTCCATCAATCTCTAAATTACCATTTTTGCTGGAAATATCAATCTCGGCTTCATTCCCGATTGCACCGATATTGCCAACTGCCGTTGATAATTTCAAAGCCCCTGTAACGCTCCAAGCATTCATGTTGCCACCGCTCGTCGATAAATCAACACTGCCCTGGACAGATCTGGCACGCACAGCTCCATTCAATGTTTTCCCCTTCACATTACCAAAGACACGATGAAGAATAAGTTCTCCATTTCCTGTTTCAAGTGAAATATCTTCAATCGCTTCTATGTTCTGCAGGGTGATCCCGCCATTCATTGTACGAACATCAAGGTTAAACCGACGATCTTCCGGCAAGGTAATGTCTAGATCCATTCGCGGCTGACGTTTGCCGGATTCTCCATACGCCTTACTATTCGAAGTGATTTTTATGGTTGGTCCTTCAACAACATCCACAAAGGATTGTTCCGAAATGGCTTCAGCCATCGGCCCCTCCAATTGATCTACCCAGATTGTAGTAGTAATTTGAATGTTATCTACTGGAGCACGGTGCAATAAAACATCACCATTAATACCATCAATGGATATTTTGGCCGTATTTAATTCGACGGGAACTATAATAGGAGCTTTCTGAAATTTGCTGCCCTTAGCCTCGCCATAGTCCACTGCTGCTGCAGTAAAGTTAAGACTGACATTTTTCCAGAGATATAAATAATGCTCTTGTTCCGCAACGATAAACACACTAACAGCAAGCACTATAGCAGATAAAAGACCGCGTAAGTCCAATCTGATTCTTGTTCCCTTTTGTACTGAGCCTGAACGACCGGAGAAGAAATACATGATCAAAAACTCAATCCCCCATAACACTGGGATGACTGGCCACCACTTCAAGAGCAGAAGCATATAATCGGTTCCGTCTCTCCAATCCAGAAACAACGGGATGGCAATAGCAATCAGCAAGACCGATGCCGTATACCTTCCTACACGCCGGTTATGAGGCTCATTTTTTTTGCGCCAAACGATTCCTCTAACAATCTCTCTCGTTCCTATATATAGACCACCACATAATAAAATGGCAGCTACGGTCACTTCGGAGTAATGCTCAATAAAGAACTGCAGCCAAGCTGGCTTTTGGCGAAACAGAATGAGTAATGCTCCCCCTAAGAGAAGCAGAAATCCAAAGGATATGCCAGGTTCAGTGACGATACTGCGACGCTTTGGAGATGTAGTTACTGTTGCCGCAGGATCATCAAGCTCTTGATCTTCAGGGTAACGAATAATCTTGTCCGCTGATTGAAGCACATCATAGACATTGTAGAAATATATCACCGGAATAATTAGTGCAAGTAAAATAAGTAACGGTACATTAATCTGCATTCCAATGGATGAAAAATATAGTAACGCCGAAATATCCAATAGAATCAAGAAGATAAAGGTTATTCCTTTGCGGAGAAGCCCAAAGTACAAATGTCCTGTTCCTGGGATGAGAGCTGCCAATAGTCCAGCGATAAATTTGCGTTTGCGGGGACGCCGTTTCGGACGCGGAGGAATGATCTTCTTCTGTATCTCATTCTCCGTAGTCTCTAGGTCGACAGAACCCTCCTGCTCTTCCTGCGCCGCGAACGTTGCAGAGTCATTCGTCATATTCTGGACTCCTCCTTTCGTAAATACTTGTCTGTGCATACGCTTCTTCAAAGTGAACCACTCCGGTAAAAGTCAATCAATTCCACGCCGGGGGCAACCTCCTGCGACCCAGTAGGCACAAATCCATGCTTTCTGTACAAAGAAACAGCAGGCAAGTTTAGTTTTCCCGTAGATACGATGAATTGCTCCATCCCTGAAAAATGTTCGAATACATATTCCAAGAGTCTGCTAGCAATACCTCTACGAAAAAAGTCCGGACCTACCATCATTCGTGTAATCGTGAGTTTGCCTGGGGATTCCTCCTCTATAGCAATCGCACCCATCAGCTCTTCCTCTTCATCGAAGCAGCCATAAAAGTCCTCTTTAGAGTGGCTGAGCATCTCTCTCGTCTCTATAAGTGGGGGGATCTCACGAAACCCTATTAACTCCGCTTCCAGTCGGTAGGCCTTGTGCTGGAGGCTCCATAGTTCATTAACGGTATTATCATCCTGCAGATTAAGCTTAATAATTGTATTCATCCCTACCAGTCCCCTTATATGCCGCGAAAGGCCTGCCGTTGCCGACAAGCCCTTTGCTTATTACATAAGTATATTACCCCGAATATAAACTCCTCAGCGTCCTTTTTATGGACGGCAAGCGTTTCTCGTAAAATATAAGGATAAAGTATAGTGTTAAACTTATACTTTCTTATATTTCTGATAAAGGCTTAGTTGCCCAATACCTCGATCAGAAGTTTATTCGCTAGACCTGGATTAGCCTTGCCTTTACTTTCCTTCATTACTTGTCCTACAAGGAAGCCAATGGCTTTCTGTTTTCCTGCTTTATAATCCTCAACAGATTGCGGGTTAGCAGCTACGACAGCTTCCACAATTCCTTTAATGGCACCTTCATCGCTGATTTGTACCAGACCCTTTTCCTCAACGATTGCTGCAGGCAGTTTACCGCTCTCTAGCATTTCTTTAAATACCGTTTTAGCGATCTTACTGCTGATGGTTCCGCCTGCAATAAGGCCGATCATTTCCCCGAGCCCTTGCGGCGTAATCTTGACCTGAGACAATTCCAGGTTATTACTATTCAAATAAGCCAGCAGATCACCCATGATCCAGTTTGCAACAGCCTTGGCATCCTGCGTATAAGCAAGGCAGCCTTCGAAAAAGTCCGCTAACGGTTTAGAGGACGTAATCACACCAGCATCATAAGCTGTAAGGCCCAGTTCTTCACTATAGCGAGCTTGTCTTGCGTCCGGCAGTTCCGGGATCGTCGAGCGAATGGATTCTTTCCAGGCATCGTCAATATGCAGTACGATCAAATCCGGATCTGGGAAATAACGATAATCGTGTGCTTCTTCTTTACCACGCATAGATAAAGTTTTTCCTTGCGCTTCATCCCAGCGACGAGTCTCTTGCACAACTACTCCACCATCATCCAGGATCTCAGCCTGACGATATTGTTCATACTCCAGTCCACGCAGCACACCACGGAAGGAGTTCATGTTCTTAAGCTCTGCTCTAATGCCGAATTCCTCTTGTCCTTCTGGGCGTAGACTGATGTTCGCGTCGCAGCGCATCGAGCCTTCTTCCATCTTTACATCAGACACATCACAATACTGCATGATCGCACGGATTTTCTCCAGATAAGCACGGGCTTCTTCTGGGGAGCGTAAGTCTGGCTCGGATACGATTTCGATAAGCGGTGTTCCCACCCGGTTAAAATCGACAAGAGACGCAAACCCACCATCTACGTGTGTCAGCTTACCTGCATCC
This Paenibacillus sp. FSL R5-0345 DNA region includes the following protein-coding sequences:
- a CDS encoding glycosyl hydrolase family 18 protein, giving the protein MRQGHRRVKKRGGFFRRLFGLLIIAAAAYWIVFYVLPNRQYIDVDWKAQEHPIFVKGEHTGYSASGTGDSMLLPLPLLQEYVDPSIRYEEKTKSVILSTDSELLYMQENNTDASLNNRPLQLRLAPEVKEKVTYLPADVLEDLYGFEIQEDTNTGAILLMTAGETVSLGKVKGEEGGKSVALRNEASIHAPIVADMSPGAVVNIWNEENKDWLFVQLSSGYAGYAKASDIIPDGQKTVEPKKSTPTRAERNWKGKSVNLYWEAVYQRKPNPETFGELPGVNVASPTWFSIIDGDGNVRSQADSAYVQWAHERGLEVWGLLSNSFDPDMTTEALSTYEKRMNAIVQILEYSDLYNLDGINIDFENVYTKDGENVTQFMRELKPMAQAKNLIVSIDVTPKSNSEMWSAFLDRKALGTLVDYLIVMAYDEHWAASPIAGSIASLPWVENSISRIIEEDNVPPEKVILGIPLYTRIWTEAQVDGKTKVSSKSVSMNAVEKIIKEKKLTPTFDKDAGQNYVEYKEDGALKKIWIEDEVSLKSRVELAKSMGLGGIGSWNRSFSNPSAWEALQGIHE
- a CDS encoding Fur family transcriptional regulator — protein: MGSGVQHALEQLKTTGVRITPQRHAILTYLMEAMNHPTADDIYRALEPKFPSMSVATVYNNLKMFMEAGMVRELTYGDSSSRFDANVSDHYHVICQQCGKIEDFSYPSLRDVELHAEQATGFKITGLRMELHGICECCREKQH
- a CDS encoding DUF4097 family beta strand repeat-containing protein produces the protein MTNDSATFAAQEEQEGSVDLETTENEIQKKIIPPRPKRRPRKRKFIAGLLAALIPGTGHLYFGLLRKGITFIFLILLDISALLYFSSIGMQINVPLLILLALIIPVIYFYNVYDVLQSADKIIRYPEDQELDDPAATVTTSPKRRSIVTEPGISFGFLLLLGGALLILFRQKPAWLQFFIEHYSEVTVAAILLCGGLYIGTREIVRGIVWRKKNEPHNRRVGRYTASVLLIAIAIPLFLDWRDGTDYMLLLLKWWPVIPVLWGIEFLIMYFFSGRSGSVQKGTRIRLDLRGLLSAIVLAVSVFIVAEQEHYLYLWKNVSLNFTAAAVDYGEAKGSKFQKAPIIVPVELNTAKISIDGINGDVLLHRAPVDNIQITTTIWVDQLEGPMAEAISEQSFVDVVEGPTIKITSNSKAYGESGKRQPRMDLDITLPEDRRFNLDVRTMNGGITLQNIEAIEDISLETGNGELILHRVFGNVKGKTLNGAVRARSVQGSVDLSTSGGNMNAWSVTGALKLSTAVGNIGAIGNEAEIDISSKNGNLEIDGARSKLHAESLNGIIDVRSQEVGGDWDIYSAVGDIHLYLPLLGNYKLNGSSGYGDITSDLPSLTIDKKKISGEVGTGEFKVQVEGNSNLNVRGY
- a CDS encoding GNAT family N-acetyltransferase yields the protein MNTIIKLNLQDDNTVNELWSLQHKAYRLEAELIGFREIPPLIETREMLSHSKEDFYGCFDEEEELMGAIAIEEESPGKLTITRMMVGPDFFRRGIASRLLEYVFEHFSGMEQFIVSTGKLNLPAVSLYRKHGFVPTGSQEVAPGVELIDFYRSGSL
- the gatB gene encoding Asp-tRNA(Asn)/Glu-tRNA(Gln) amidotransferase subunit GatB, whose translation is MELLMSKYETVIGLEVHVELHTNSKIFCGCSTEFGAPPNTHTCPVCLGHPGVLPVLNKQAVNYAMKAAMALNCTIGDVSKFDRKNYFYPDSPKAYQISQFDQPIGLNGWIDIEVNGETKRIGITRLHLEEDAGKLTHVDGGFASLVDFNRVGTPLIEIVSEPDLRSPEEARAYLEKIRAIMQYCDVSDVKMEEGSMRCDANISLRPEGQEEFGIRAELKNMNSFRGVLRGLEYEQYRQAEILDDGGVVVQETRRWDEAQGKTLSMRGKEEAHDYRYFPDPDLIVLHIDDAWKESIRSTIPELPDARQARYSEELGLTAYDAGVITSSKPLADFFEGCLAYTQDAKAVANWIMGDLLAYLNSNNLELSQVKITPQGLGEMIGLIAGGTISSKIAKTVFKEMLESGKLPAAIVEEKGLVQISDEGAIKGIVEAVVAANPQSVEDYKAGKQKAIGFLVGQVMKESKGKANPGLANKLLIEVLGN